A region of Bradyrhizobium sp. SZCCHNS1050 DNA encodes the following proteins:
- a CDS encoding MgtC/SapB family protein codes for MRFLHTFQVYDFLDTLVSLFAAFVLATLIGAERQYRQRSAGLRTNVLVAVGAAAFVDLGNRLTGADGAVRIIAYVVSGIGFLGAGTIMKEGMNVRGLNTAATLWASAAVGACAGADLIAQSVALTVFVLAGNTLLRPLVNAIDRIPLNAQTSEAHYEIVLTTDGLRAAELREALDERLEAAKYPVRETEVVYRSEDIVEIVATLVPLAVDTVDLDRVVSELAKLAGVRHATWNVRALV; via the coding sequence ATGCGATTCCTCCACACTTTCCAAGTCTATGATTTCCTCGACACGCTCGTCAGCCTGTTCGCAGCTTTCGTGCTGGCCACGCTGATCGGCGCCGAGCGGCAATACCGGCAGCGCAGCGCCGGCCTGCGCACCAACGTGCTGGTCGCCGTCGGCGCGGCCGCCTTCGTCGATCTCGGCAACCGCCTGACCGGCGCCGACGGCGCGGTGCGGATCATCGCCTATGTGGTGTCGGGCATCGGCTTCCTCGGCGCCGGCACGATCATGAAGGAGGGCATGAACGTCCGCGGGCTCAACACCGCGGCGACGCTGTGGGCGTCCGCCGCGGTCGGCGCCTGCGCCGGCGCCGACCTGATCGCGCAATCGGTGGCGCTGACCGTGTTCGTGCTGGCCGGCAACACGCTGCTGCGGCCGCTGGTCAACGCGATCGATCGCATCCCGCTCAATGCGCAGACGTCGGAGGCGCACTACGAGATCGTCCTGACCACCGACGGGCTGCGCGCCGCCGAGCTGCGCGAGGCGCTCGACGAGCGGCTGGAGGCGGCCAAATACCCGGTGCGGGAGACCGAGGTCGTCTATCGCTCCGAGGACATCGTCGAGATCGTCGCGACGCTGGTGCCGCTCGCGGTCGATACGGTCGATCTCGACCGCGTCGTGTCCGAGCTGGCGAAGCTCGCCGGGGTCCGTCATGCGACCTGGAACGTCAGGGCGCTGGTGTGA